Proteins co-encoded in one Dasypus novemcinctus isolate mDasNov1 chromosome 18, mDasNov1.1.hap2, whole genome shotgun sequence genomic window:
- the CCDC97 gene encoding coiled-coil domain-containing protein 97 isoform X2 encodes MEAVVTAAAREPDEGHTEPSPGHWGELSWTPVPSRPQDQVEAAEGTPGALGDSPPRTEEAAVSAMLRAVATSRLPVCSQQQGEPDLTEPEKVAILRQLYHEKPLVFLERFRTGLREEHLACFGHLRGDHRADFYCAEVARQGTARPRALRTRLRNRRYAALRELIQGGEYFSDEQMRFRAPLLYEQYIGQYLTQEELSARAPTPQLPKPGSPSSPACPLSDLLLQSYQERELQQRLLQQQEEEEACLEEEEDEEDSDDEDKGPGQDSEAWVPDSEERLILREEFTSRMHQRFLDGKDGDFDYSPKRLTTCSEGQQLPAHGLWP; translated from the exons ATGGAGGCCGTGGTGACCGCGGCGGCGAGGGAACCCGATGAGG GTCACACAGAGCCCAGTCCTGGGCACTGGGGGGAGCTAAGTTGGACCCCAGTCCCATCCAGGCCCCAGGACCAGGTAGAAGCAGCAGAGGGAACACCAGGGGCCCTGGGTGACAGCCCCCCTAGGACCGAGGAGGCAGCGGTGAGTGCCATGTTGCGTGCTGTGGCCACCAGCCGCCTGCCTGTGTGCAGCCAGCAGCAGGGGGAGCCCGACCTGACAGAGCCGGAGAAGGTGGCCATCCTGCGCCAGCTGTACCACGAAAAGCCACTGGTGTTCCTGGAGCGCTTCCGCACAGGCCTCCGCGAGGAGCACCTGGCCTGCTTCGGCCACCTGCGGGGCGACCACCGCGCAGACTTCTACTGTGCTGAGGTGGCCCGGCAGGGCACCGCCCGGCCCCGCGCCCTGCGTACCCGCCTGCGTAACCGGCGCTACGCTGCCCTGCGTGAGCTCATCCAAG GGGGCGAGTACTTCAGCGACGAGCAGATGCGGTTCCGGGCACCGCTGCTCTATGAGCAGTACATTGGGCAGTACCTAACCCAGGAGGAGCTCAGCGCCCGCGCCCCGACCCCTCAGCTCCCCAAACCTGgcagccccagctcccctgcctgCCCGCTCTCCGACCTGCTGCTCCAGTCCTACCAGGAGCGGGAGCTGCAGCAGCGGCTGCTCCAGCAGCAGGAGGAAGAAGAGGCCTgcttggaggaggaggaagacgaGGAGGACAGCGACGACGAAG ACAAGGGGCCCGGCCAAGACTCAGAGGCCTGGGTCCCCGACTCAGAAGAGAGGCTGATTCTGCGCGAAGAGTTCACCAGCCGGATGCACCAGCGCTTCCTGGATGGCAAGGACGGGGACTTCGACTACAG CCCGAAGAGGCTAACCACCTGCTCCGAGGGTCAGCAGCTGCCAGCACACGGCCTCTGGCCTTAG
- the CCDC97 gene encoding coiled-coil domain-containing protein 97 isoform X1 — protein sequence MEAVVTAAAREPDEGHTEPSPGHWGELSWTPVPSRPQDQVEAAEGTPGALGDSPPRTEEAAVSAMLRAVATSRLPVCSQQQGEPDLTEPEKVAILRQLYHEKPLVFLERFRTGLREEHLACFGHLRGDHRADFYCAEVARQGTARPRALRTRLRNRRYAALRELIQGGEYFSDEQMRFRAPLLYEQYIGQYLTQEELSARAPTPQLPKPGSPSSPACPLSDLLLQSYQERELQQRLLQQQEEEEACLEEEEDEEDSDDEDKGPGQDSEAWVPDSEERLILREEFTSRMHQRFLDGKDGDFDYSTVDDNPDFDNLDIVARDEEERYFDEEEPEDAPSPDLDGD from the exons ATGGAGGCCGTGGTGACCGCGGCGGCGAGGGAACCCGATGAGG GTCACACAGAGCCCAGTCCTGGGCACTGGGGGGAGCTAAGTTGGACCCCAGTCCCATCCAGGCCCCAGGACCAGGTAGAAGCAGCAGAGGGAACACCAGGGGCCCTGGGTGACAGCCCCCCTAGGACCGAGGAGGCAGCGGTGAGTGCCATGTTGCGTGCTGTGGCCACCAGCCGCCTGCCTGTGTGCAGCCAGCAGCAGGGGGAGCCCGACCTGACAGAGCCGGAGAAGGTGGCCATCCTGCGCCAGCTGTACCACGAAAAGCCACTGGTGTTCCTGGAGCGCTTCCGCACAGGCCTCCGCGAGGAGCACCTGGCCTGCTTCGGCCACCTGCGGGGCGACCACCGCGCAGACTTCTACTGTGCTGAGGTGGCCCGGCAGGGCACCGCCCGGCCCCGCGCCCTGCGTACCCGCCTGCGTAACCGGCGCTACGCTGCCCTGCGTGAGCTCATCCAAG GGGGCGAGTACTTCAGCGACGAGCAGATGCGGTTCCGGGCACCGCTGCTCTATGAGCAGTACATTGGGCAGTACCTAACCCAGGAGGAGCTCAGCGCCCGCGCCCCGACCCCTCAGCTCCCCAAACCTGgcagccccagctcccctgcctgCCCGCTCTCCGACCTGCTGCTCCAGTCCTACCAGGAGCGGGAGCTGCAGCAGCGGCTGCTCCAGCAGCAGGAGGAAGAAGAGGCCTgcttggaggaggaggaagacgaGGAGGACAGCGACGACGAAG ACAAGGGGCCCGGCCAAGACTCAGAGGCCTGGGTCCCCGACTCAGAAGAGAGGCTGATTCTGCGCGAAGAGTTCACCAGCCGGATGCACCAGCGCTTCCTGGATGGCAAGGACGGGGACTTCGACTACAG CACAGTGGACGACAACCCCGACTTCGACAACCTGGACATCGTGGCGCGGGACGAGGAGGAGCGCTACTTCGATGAGGAGGAGCCTGAGGACGCACCTAGCCCGGACCTGGATGGGGACTGA